The genome window ATCGAAAAATGATTGAGGGTGGTTTTGAGATTCAAGGGAATAGATATAAATTGACATCTCGTCAATCCGATGAATTTAAAAATGCAAAAAATCTAATTTCTAGTATAGATCCAGATAAACACTACTCCCCTTCTGATATTTCAATTATTCGAAAAATAATAAAAGAAGAGTTGTCTAGTCTTGAGAACGCAGATCGTTTGCTTCTAAGCTTGCAAATGGCAATAGATGAGTTTTCAGTATTATTAGGGTCTAAAACTAGAAATGAAAATTCTATTCAGGCACATCTGTCAAAAAACCCCATACTGTTCGGGTTCGAATATAAGAGAGTCATACCTAAACATAAGCTTGGTGGTGAATACGAAACCGATTATGCATTGGAAAAACATGATGGCTCGTGTGATGTTGTGGAGCTTGAAGCATCTACCCATAAGCTATATACAAAGAGCGGAAATCCAACTAGCCATTTGGTGCATGCGGAGCAACAAATATTGGATCGGTTGGACTGGATCGATAAAAATAACCCATACGCCAGAACAACCTTAAATGGGCTTTATTCTCCTTCGGGTTTTATTGTAATAGGTCGGCGAGAAAGTCTATCGGAACCAGATCAAGAAAGGTTGCGTAGAAGAAATATATTTTTTAATGGTAAAATAAAAGTATTGACTTATGAGGATCTTTTGGAAAGAGGAAGGGATATGCTTTTTAGGCTTAGAGGAAGTCGTGCTTAACCATGCGCTGTTGTCGGACAATTTTTCGCCGCTTCTCGGCTCCAAAATTGCCGCAAAGCTTAGCGTTATACGATTTGAGGAATCGATGAAAAGAATAGCTTTTTTCTTACGAATATTTGAAATTGAGAAATATATAAAACCAATAGGGTCAGGTCTTGTCTTTTGCTTTTTGGTGGCAGTTTTTCTATCAGGTTTAGCTATTTGTCATACCTGAAGTTATTAGTCATTTGCTAATGTTTGATTTTCCAAAACACATTTTTATCCAAAGATTTCTCAGATTGAATTTTTATACATGGCGCGTTCTAGCTCCAAATGCCCCGAAACGTGTTGTGAACCAAAGTAAGCGCACCACAAACCCCACATTCTAATCAGGCTTTGCCCACTCTATGATCACATCTCCAATCCAAAGGAGATGTGACATGAATAAACGACGCACCGATCAAGAATGGCTTTCTCTGATTGAGCAATGCCAAGCCAG of Vibrio zhugei contains these proteins:
- a CDS encoding Shedu anti-phage system protein SduA domain-containing protein — encoded protein: MEGVIRPIEQYVAALVSVFFENIIKTMSAEKTLLSNMEKRLSRLDKWKNDQRRLTILSGENQELADAIHALQPEDDDGPGFNHFDLINVAKELIYSNENGKKSIHFVCFSFNIERGEIEVCNLIEQILEEDEEDILSTLAIAAISEVPVYPNTSDCEEELADLHRKMIEGGFEIQGNRYKLTSRQSDEFKNAKNLISSIDPDKHYSPSDISIIRKIIKEELSSLENADRLLLSLQMAIDEFSVLLGSKTRNENSIQAHLSKNPILFGFEYKRVIPKHKLGGEYETDYALEKHDGSCDVVELEASTHKLYTKSGNPTSHLVHAEQQILDRLDWIDKNNPYARTTLNGLYSPSGFIVIGRRESLSEPDQERLRRRNIFFNGKIKVLTYEDLLERGRDMLFRLRGSRA